The Vescimonas coprocola genome includes a window with the following:
- a CDS encoding DUF2461 domain-containing protein, producing the protein MMMFQGYDQQTVDFLWGIRFNNDRSWFQEHKEQYRTHLLAPTRALGEQLYDGLHAMLPHEPLILKVSRIYRDARRLHGQGPYKDHLWLCVRTGDQDWTGRPTFYFEIAPDYYSYGMGFWCAAPALMALYRQRIDADPKPLEKLVRRFDRQQTFRLTGPEYARSKGQVSDLLRPWYQKKSLSLQCEAPLDERIFSPQLPQEILESFRELLPFYRYFTDLCAALSRQEGKDE; encoded by the coding sequence ATGATGATGTTTCAAGGCTATGACCAGCAGACGGTGGATTTTCTCTGGGGCATCCGCTTCAATAACGACCGCAGCTGGTTTCAGGAGCATAAAGAGCAGTACCGGACCCACCTGCTGGCCCCCACCCGTGCGCTGGGGGAGCAGCTCTACGACGGCCTCCATGCCATGCTGCCCCATGAGCCGCTGATACTGAAGGTCAGCCGCATCTACCGGGATGCCCGCCGCCTCCATGGGCAGGGACCCTATAAGGATCACCTGTGGCTCTGTGTCCGCACCGGCGATCAGGACTGGACCGGCCGCCCCACCTTCTACTTTGAAATTGCCCCGGACTATTACAGCTACGGCATGGGCTTCTGGTGTGCCGCCCCGGCCCTCATGGCCCTGTACCGCCAGCGCATCGACGCCGACCCCAAGCCGCTGGAGAAGCTGGTGCGCCGCTTTGACCGCCAGCAGACCTTCCGGCTCACCGGCCCGGAGTATGCCCGCAGCAAGGGACAGGTGTCCGACCTCCTGCGCCCGTGGTATCAGAAAAAATCCCTGTCCCTGCAATGCGAGGCCCCGCTGGACGAGCGTATTTTCAGCCCCCAGCTGCCGCAGGAGATTCTGGAGAGTTTCCGGGAGCTGCTGCCCTTCTACCGCTACTTTACAGATCTCTGCGCCGCTCTGTCCCGTCAGGAGGGGAAGGACGAATGA
- the mreB gene encoding rod shape-determining protein, which translates to MCSLAKDIGIDLGTASVLVYIKGKGVVLNEPSVVAIDKNTGRLLKVGAEAQAMLGRTPGNIVAIRPLRDGVISDYDMTERMLKEFIRKVTGGFHLFPPRIMVCVPSGITEVEERAVIDAGRQAGARRVYLIEEPVAAAIGAGIDITKPDGHMVVDIGGGTSDIAVISLSGVVESASIKVAGDQFNESIVKYMRRKHNILIGERTAEQMKMEIGCVYPKEEEATIEIKGRCLMTGLPKTITVNSTEMMEAFEEPVERILEAVHNVLERTPPELVADISNNGIVMTGGGSLVDGFDKLITARTGIHTVVAEDAISCVAEGTGKSLDSLGDMQDGTVNLSRRRQMN; encoded by the coding sequence ATGTGTTCATTGGCAAAGGATATCGGGATCGATCTGGGTACCGCATCGGTACTGGTCTATATTAAGGGTAAGGGCGTCGTGCTCAACGAGCCGTCTGTGGTGGCCATCGACAAGAATACCGGCCGCCTGCTGAAGGTGGGCGCCGAGGCTCAGGCTATGCTGGGCCGTACCCCCGGCAACATCGTGGCCATCCGCCCCCTGCGGGACGGCGTCATTTCCGACTACGATATGACGGAGCGGATGCTCAAGGAGTTCATCCGCAAGGTCACCGGCGGCTTCCACCTGTTCCCGCCCCGGATCATGGTGTGCGTCCCCTCCGGCATCACGGAGGTGGAAGAGCGTGCCGTCATCGACGCCGGCCGTCAGGCAGGCGCCCGCCGTGTCTACCTCATCGAGGAGCCCGTGGCGGCAGCCATCGGCGCCGGCATCGACATCACCAAGCCCGACGGCCATATGGTGGTGGATATCGGCGGCGGCACCAGCGACATTGCCGTCATCAGCCTCTCCGGCGTGGTGGAGTCTGCCTCCATCAAGGTGGCCGGCGACCAGTTCAACGAGTCCATCGTCAAATATATGCGCCGCAAGCACAATATCCTCATCGGCGAGCGCACGGCAGAGCAGATGAAAATGGAGATCGGCTGCGTCTATCCCAAGGAGGAGGAGGCCACCATCGAGATCAAGGGCCGCTGCCTGATGACGGGCCTGCCCAAGACCATCACCGTCAACTCCACCGAGATGATGGAGGCCTTCGAGGAGCCGGTGGAGCGTATTCTGGAGGCGGTTCACAACGTGCTGGAGCGCACGCCCCCGGAGCTGGTGGCGGATATCTCCAATAACGGCATCGTCATGACCGGCGGCGGCAGTCTGGTGGACGGCTTCGACAAGCTGATCACCGCCCGCACCGGCATCCATACGGTGGTGGCGGAGGACGCCATCTCCTGCGTGGCGGAGGGTACCGGCAAGAGTCTGGACTCTCTGGGCGATATGCAGGACGGAACGGTGAATCTGTCCCGCAGAAGACAGATGAACTGA
- a CDS encoding tetratricopeptide repeat protein, translating into MSDERMEQNRQPEKADVVFFSPEMLRLADQHRREQQERLENCRQAARNGDCAAAVQMGLHYFYGTGGVKKDPDKAFAWFSRTEPDDPTALYWLAVCHDNGTGVERDPVRAFELFRESAKLGYLPAVCDLGVCYENGQGTEKDLDRAIQCYRHAAEEGYAQGQCNLGAMYYFGVGVEKDYGQAARLFTQAAEQQHPRAQFLLGLCYEFGNGVEQDAKKAALLYQEAGKGGSAEGLCALGVLHHAGKGVEKDDRRAAELFRQAAELGLPRAQLFLGHCYDDGMGVDQSPPQAVEWFRQAAQTGYPDAVMQLGLCYLYGHGTATDEKQAAELFQQAASAGNIRAMNELGLCYEAGRGVEKDIHRAVELYRQAAQSGMAAAQCNLGVLYREGLGVEQDDRKAAALFRASAGQGFARGQFLLGLHLEDGRGIDRDEKQAAQEYRRAAGQNYPNGMAALARCYEHGVGLERNPYLAADLYDRAARRGHVRAAYALGNMLLSGDAIGQDPARALELYQQAAQAGHMGALRQAGRCYQKGKGCQKDEAKAFDCFRRSAEGGDGPAAVALGYCYQKGGGCPADAAQAAHWYEEAARRGLPLGQYDLGCLYEAGQGVPRDRRKALELYRQAAQEVPEARQAVRRLEKTGRTQRIAGWALVTYAILMGAGLWEGSAGDRIIWLAAAALPAVAGGCCLHYGRRLAPPLSRIGRIALTVLGAVLAFLFVVGVVVLLDPAEAVDGASVWLTGCAGVGAAALLLNGLRKPRT; encoded by the coding sequence ATGAGCGATGAACGGATGGAGCAGAACCGGCAGCCGGAAAAGGCAGATGTGGTGTTCTTTTCCCCGGAGATGCTGCGGCTGGCGGATCAGCACCGGCGGGAGCAGCAGGAGCGGCTGGAGAACTGCCGCCAGGCGGCCCGGAATGGTGACTGCGCCGCAGCGGTGCAGATGGGACTGCATTATTTTTACGGCACCGGCGGCGTGAAGAAGGATCCGGACAAGGCCTTTGCATGGTTCAGCCGCACGGAACCGGACGACCCCACGGCTCTTTACTGGCTGGCGGTGTGCCATGACAACGGCACCGGCGTGGAGCGTGACCCGGTGCGGGCCTTTGAGCTGTTTCGGGAGAGTGCCAAGCTGGGCTATCTGCCGGCGGTGTGCGATCTGGGCGTGTGCTACGAAAACGGGCAGGGAACGGAGAAAGATCTGGACCGGGCCATCCAGTGCTACCGCCATGCGGCGGAGGAGGGCTACGCTCAGGGACAGTGCAATCTGGGGGCCATGTACTACTTCGGCGTGGGAGTGGAGAAGGACTATGGGCAGGCGGCCCGGCTCTTTACCCAAGCGGCGGAGCAGCAACATCCACGGGCGCAGTTCCTGCTGGGTCTGTGCTATGAGTTCGGCAACGGCGTGGAGCAGGATGCCAAAAAGGCGGCGCTTCTGTATCAGGAGGCCGGGAAGGGCGGCAGCGCTGAGGGCCTGTGTGCTCTGGGCGTGCTGCACCACGCCGGAAAGGGCGTGGAGAAGGACGATCGCCGTGCGGCGGAGCTGTTTCGTCAGGCAGCGGAGCTGGGCCTGCCCAGAGCGCAGCTGTTCCTGGGTCACTGCTACGACGACGGCATGGGGGTGGATCAGTCGCCGCCTCAGGCGGTGGAGTGGTTCCGTCAGGCGGCGCAGACGGGCTATCCCGACGCCGTGATGCAGCTGGGGCTGTGCTATCTGTACGGTCACGGGACAGCGACCGACGAGAAGCAGGCGGCGGAGCTCTTTCAGCAGGCCGCCTCGGCGGGGAACATCCGGGCCATGAACGAGCTGGGGCTGTGCTATGAGGCGGGCCGTGGCGTGGAGAAGGATATCCACCGTGCAGTGGAGCTGTACCGTCAGGCGGCGCAGTCCGGTATGGCGGCGGCTCAGTGTAATCTGGGCGTACTGTACCGGGAGGGCCTCGGCGTAGAGCAGGACGACCGCAAGGCGGCGGCCCTGTTCCGGGCCTCGGCGGGACAGGGCTTTGCCCGTGGACAGTTCCTGCTGGGGCTGCACTTGGAGGACGGCCGGGGCATCGACCGGGATGAAAAGCAGGCGGCGCAGGAGTACCGCCGTGCGGCGGGACAGAACTATCCCAATGGCATGGCGGCGCTGGCCCGGTGCTATGAGCACGGCGTCGGGCTGGAGCGCAACCCCTATCTGGCGGCGGATCTCTATGACCGGGCGGCCCGCCGGGGCCATGTGAGGGCGGCCTATGCCCTGGGGAATATGCTGCTCTCCGGCGACGCCATCGGGCAGGATCCGGCCCGTGCGCTGGAGCTGTACCAGCAGGCGGCACAGGCCGGGCACATGGGCGCTCTGCGGCAGGCGGGCCGGTGCTATCAGAAGGGGAAGGGCTGTCAGAAGGACGAGGCCAAGGCCTTCGACTGCTTCCGGCGCAGCGCCGAGGGCGGAGACGGCCCGGCGGCGGTGGCGCTGGGATACTGCTACCAAAAGGGCGGCGGCTGCCCGGCGGATGCCGCCCAAGCGGCTCACTGGTACGAGGAGGCGGCCCGCCGGGGCCTGCCGCTGGGACAGTACGATCTGGGCTGCCTGTATGAGGCGGGACAGGGCGTTCCACGGGATCGGAGAAAGGCACTGGAGCTGTACCGTCAGGCGGCACAGGAGGTCCCGGAGGCCCGTCAGGCGGTCCGGCGGCTGGAAAAGACCGGCAGAACCCAACGGATCGCCGGCTGGGCGCTGGTGACCTACGCCATACTCATGGGAGCCGGGCTCTGGGAGGGCAGCGCCGGTGACCGGATCATCTGGCTGGCGGCGGCGGCCCTTCCGGCGGTGGCCGGAGGGTGCTGCCTGCACTACGGTCGCCGTCTTGCACCGCCGCTGAGTAGGATCGGGCGGATCGCCCTGACGGTTTTAGGGGCCGTGCTGGCCTTCCTCTTTGTGGTGGGGGTCGTGGTGCTGCTGGACCCGGCGGAGGCAGTGGACGGCGCCAGCGTGTGGCTCACCGGCTGCGCCGGCGTCGGTGCGGCAGCCCTGCTGCTGAATGGCCTGCGGAAGCCTCGTACATAA
- a CDS encoding pyridoxal phosphate-dependent aminotransferase, whose protein sequence is MKFSSKVQKCGLSPMRKFHPYAVAAEAKGRNIYHLNIGQPDIETPKAFFDAVRSFDQPVLEYAPSPGVPALIEAIRDYYAALDMHFAAEDILITNGGSEALQIAMNCILDDGDEILIPEPFYPNYNTMARTCGAVIHPVSTSPEEGYFYADRRRIEAEITPRTRAILVTNPGNPTGTVLTHEEMEMLVDVARQHDLFLIGDEAYREFVYAGEPLQSFGEFTDAAENVILIDTVSKRFSACGARIGCLISRNRELMAHAMKYAQCRLAVPTLDQLASAALYQVGPEYFAAAREEYKRRRDTVVRKLQQIPGVVCKCPKGAFYLMAALPVDDADTFQQWLLEEFEDHGDTVMFAPGEPFYGTPGKGKNEIRIAYVLKQQDLERAMDLLALGIRAYQQR, encoded by the coding sequence ATGAAGTTTTCCAGCAAAGTGCAGAAATGCGGCCTGTCGCCCATGCGTAAATTCCACCCCTATGCGGTGGCCGCCGAGGCCAAGGGCCGGAACATCTATCACCTGAACATCGGTCAGCCGGATATCGAGACGCCCAAGGCGTTCTTTGATGCCGTCCGCAGCTTTGACCAGCCGGTGCTGGAGTACGCACCCTCTCCCGGCGTCCCCGCCCTCATTGAGGCCATCCGGGACTACTATGCTGCGCTGGATATGCACTTCGCCGCCGAGGATATCCTCATCACCAACGGCGGCTCCGAGGCTCTCCAGATCGCCATGAACTGCATTCTCGACGACGGCGACGAGATCCTCATCCCGGAGCCCTTCTACCCCAACTACAACACCATGGCCCGCACCTGCGGCGCCGTGATCCACCCGGTGTCCACCTCCCCGGAGGAGGGGTACTTCTACGCCGACCGCCGCCGCATCGAGGCGGAGATCACCCCCCGCACCCGTGCCATTCTGGTGACCAACCCCGGCAACCCCACCGGCACCGTCCTGACCCATGAGGAGATGGAGATGCTGGTGGATGTGGCCCGGCAGCACGACCTGTTCCTCATCGGTGATGAGGCATACCGGGAGTTTGTCTACGCCGGGGAGCCTCTCCAGTCCTTCGGTGAGTTCACCGATGCAGCGGAGAACGTCATTCTCATCGACACGGTGTCCAAGCGCTTCTCCGCCTGCGGCGCCCGCATCGGCTGCCTCATCTCCCGCAACCGGGAGCTCATGGCCCACGCTATGAAGTATGCTCAGTGCCGTCTGGCGGTGCCGACGCTGGATCAGTTGGCCTCCGCCGCATTGTATCAGGTGGGGCCGGAGTATTTCGCCGCCGCCCGTGAGGAGTATAAGCGCCGCCGTGACACGGTGGTCCGCAAGCTCCAGCAGATTCCCGGCGTGGTCTGCAAGTGTCCCAAGGGCGCCTTTTATCTGATGGCCGCTCTGCCGGTGGACGATGCCGACACCTTCCAGCAGTGGCTGCTGGAGGAGTTCGAGGATCACGGCGATACCGTCATGTTCGCCCCCGGCGAGCCCTTCTACGGCACTCCCGGCAAGGGCAAAAACGAGATCCGCATTGCCTACGTCCTGAAGCAGCAGGATCTGGAGCGTGCCATGGATCTGCTGGCGCTGGGTATCCGTGCCTATCAGCAGCGATAA
- a CDS encoding cation-translocating P-type ATPase yields MQKEYTQTKEQVLEGLRTDRQGLSAQEAEKRLREHGENRLKEAEKLTLFQRFVQQLKDPMLLILLAAAAVSAVTNILSHESFTEVIIILMVVLLNAILGVVQESKAEAAIEALQTMTAATCKVLRDGQQVTMESRLLVPGDVVLLEAGDAVPADGRILESASMKIEEAALTGESVPVSKFTEPLAGEQVSLGDRKNMAYMGSAVVYGRGRMVVTATGMDTEMGKIAGVLAQTEQEETPLQRKLTQLGSTLSKMVLAICVFIFVFDLLVAGSLTLESVLETFMVAVSLAVAAIPEGLATVVTVVLSIGVTKMSQHNAVIRRLTAVETLGCTQVICSDKTGTLTQNKMTVVEHTGPEGLLGTAMTLCNDAVENPDGTVQGEPTEAALVRFGVDSGLDKNRLEQEQPRAAEAPFDSSRKMMSTIHRMDNGFIQYTKGAPDEVLRRCSRYEENGQMLPMTEEKRQEILAQNKAMADKALRVLAAAIRLWEGGLPKDDSPEYLEQDLCFVGLAGMIDPVRPEVKAAIQQCRTAGIRPVMITGDHKDTAVAIAKELGILDDPSQAVTGSALDSLSDEELAKEVEKYSVYARVQPEHKVRIVNAWRKRGAVTAMTGDGVNDAPSIKSADIGVGMGITGTDVTKNVADMVLADDNFATIVGAVGEGRRIYDNIRKAIQFLLASNMSEVLGVFVATLLGFTLMNPVHLLFINLITDCFPALALGLEREEPDVMERPPRPSDDGIFAGGLGWDIAYQGILITVITLVSYIIGHCMEVGYFEMPKGVSDDGMTMAFLTMSMCEIFHSFNMRSQRRSVFSLSSHNKVLWLAMIGSLLLTTVVLEVPFIANAFGFTPVSWTEYGIALGLAVLVIPVVEIVKACQRAHGRRKKQL; encoded by the coding sequence ATGCAAAAGGAATACACCCAAACAAAGGAACAGGTGCTGGAGGGCCTGCGGACAGACCGGCAGGGCCTTTCGGCGCAGGAGGCGGAGAAGCGCCTTCGGGAGCACGGGGAGAATCGCCTGAAGGAGGCGGAGAAGCTGACCTTGTTTCAGCGGTTCGTGCAGCAGCTGAAGGATCCCATGCTGCTGATCCTGCTGGCGGCGGCAGCGGTATCCGCCGTGACCAATATCCTGTCCCATGAGAGCTTTACGGAGGTCATCATCATCCTGATGGTGGTGCTGCTGAACGCCATTCTGGGTGTGGTGCAGGAGAGCAAGGCGGAGGCCGCCATTGAGGCTCTCCAGACCATGACCGCCGCCACCTGCAAGGTGCTGCGGGACGGGCAGCAGGTGACTATGGAGAGCCGCCTGCTGGTACCCGGCGACGTGGTGCTGCTGGAGGCGGGCGACGCCGTCCCGGCGGACGGGCGCATTTTAGAGAGCGCCTCCATGAAGATCGAGGAGGCAGCCCTCACCGGCGAGAGCGTCCCCGTCAGCAAGTTTACGGAGCCCCTCGCCGGGGAACAAGTGTCGCTGGGCGACCGGAAGAACATGGCCTACATGGGCTCGGCGGTGGTATACGGCCGGGGCCGCATGGTGGTCACCGCCACGGGCATGGATACGGAGATGGGCAAGATCGCCGGTGTGCTGGCCCAGACGGAGCAGGAGGAGACACCCCTGCAGCGTAAGCTGACCCAGCTGGGCAGCACCCTGTCCAAGATGGTGCTGGCCATTTGCGTGTTCATCTTTGTATTTGACCTGCTGGTGGCGGGTTCCCTGACGCTGGAGAGCGTGCTGGAGACCTTCATGGTGGCGGTGTCGCTGGCGGTGGCCGCCATTCCGGAGGGCCTTGCCACGGTGGTGACGGTGGTGCTCTCCATCGGCGTCACCAAGATGAGCCAGCACAACGCTGTGATCCGCCGTCTGACGGCGGTGGAGACGCTGGGCTGCACGCAGGTCATCTGCTCCGACAAGACCGGTACCCTCACACAGAATAAAATGACGGTGGTGGAGCACACCGGCCCGGAGGGACTGCTGGGTACCGCTATGACCCTCTGCAACGACGCCGTGGAGAATCCCGACGGCACGGTGCAGGGCGAGCCCACGGAGGCGGCGCTGGTGCGCTTCGGCGTGGACAGCGGGCTGGATAAGAACCGGCTGGAGCAGGAGCAGCCCCGTGCGGCGGAGGCTCCCTTCGACTCCTCCCGGAAGATGATGTCCACCATCCACCGCATGGATAACGGCTTCATTCAGTACACCAAGGGCGCACCGGATGAGGTGCTGCGCCGCTGCTCCCGGTATGAGGAGAACGGCCAAATGCTGCCCATGACCGAGGAGAAGCGTCAGGAAATTCTGGCTCAGAACAAGGCCATGGCGGATAAGGCTCTGCGTGTGCTGGCGGCGGCCATCCGCCTGTGGGAGGGCGGCCTGCCCAAGGACGACAGCCCGGAGTATCTGGAGCAAGATTTGTGCTTCGTGGGTCTGGCGGGCATGATCGACCCGGTGCGTCCGGAGGTGAAGGCCGCCATCCAGCAGTGCCGCACGGCAGGCATCCGGCCGGTGATGATCACCGGCGACCACAAGGATACCGCCGTGGCCATCGCCAAGGAGTTGGGGATATTGGACGATCCCTCGCAGGCCGTTACCGGCAGCGCTCTGGACAGCCTCAGCGACGAGGAGCTGGCCAAGGAGGTGGAGAAGTACAGCGTGTACGCCCGTGTACAGCCGGAGCATAAGGTCCGCATCGTTAACGCATGGCGCAAGCGGGGGGCCGTGACGGCTATGACCGGCGACGGCGTCAACGACGCCCCGTCTATCAAGTCCGCCGACATCGGCGTGGGCATGGGCATCACCGGCACCGACGTCACCAAGAACGTGGCGGATATGGTGCTGGCCGACGACAACTTTGCCACCATCGTGGGCGCCGTAGGCGAGGGCCGCCGTATCTACGACAATATCCGCAAGGCCATCCAGTTCCTGCTGGCCTCCAATATGAGCGAGGTGCTGGGCGTGTTCGTGGCTACACTGCTGGGCTTTACCCTGATGAACCCGGTGCATCTGCTGTTCATCAACCTCATCACCGACTGCTTCCCGGCGCTGGCACTGGGCCTGGAGCGGGAGGAGCCGGACGTGATGGAGCGGCCGCCCCGCCCCTCTGATGACGGCATTTTCGCCGGTGGTCTGGGCTGGGACATCGCCTATCAGGGCATCCTCATTACCGTTATCACATTGGTCTCCTACATCATCGGCCACTGTATGGAGGTGGGGTATTTCGAAATGCCCAAGGGCGTCTCCGACGACGGTATGACCATGGCCTTCCTGACCATGAGTATGTGCGAGATCTTCCACAGCTTCAATATGCGCTCTCAGCGGCGCAGCGTGTTCAGCCTATCCAGTCACAACAAGGTGCTGTGGTTGGCCATGATCGGCAGTCTGCTGCTGACCACCGTGGTGCTGGAGGTGCCCTTCATCGCCAACGCCTTCGGATTTACGCCGGTGAGCTGGACGGAGTACGGTATTGCGCTGGGTCTGGCGGTGCTGGTGATCCCCGTGGTGGAGATCGTAAAAGCCTGCCAGCGGGCCCATGGCCGGAGAAAGAAACAGCTTTAA
- a CDS encoding SipW-dependent-type signal peptide-containing protein produces MTNRKSTKRALLGSVMAMVLCLAMLIGATFAWFTDTASTGVNKIQAGNLKVALEMKDAAGQWVPAEGKTLDFVKAAAGEQVLWEPGCTYTLPELRVINNGNLALKYKVTITGINGSAKLNEAIEWTIGDVAMGAEQHLKAGESNEFTIKGHMKESAGNEYMNESIDGIAITVAATQDTVENDSFGNTYDEDAEYPIVAMDTLQELINNATEPVSAKLEGNIAGSLTVPQGKDVTLDLNGFTLTGGDSHAILNHGTLCIKDSSGNGKIVASKANTSALRNAAVCVIDGGTFTRAAGVDNKWHTVENFGTMTFNGGKVIAEDGQSFAIVNGWNYINPGEQKATMTINNIEMEAGPNGFKNCAGGTLTMNGGTLHCTGFWGLSNDSTGVATINGGKIISDNYVAISNGGAKMEINGGTFTGPQGSLYVQNYAQGTVVMGGSYGNETVEFMRNYCPEGYTATLKDGMVVVSKD; encoded by the coding sequence ATGACAAACCGCAAGAGTACCAAACGGGCCTTGCTGGGCAGCGTCATGGCCATGGTTCTGTGCCTGGCCATGCTGATAGGCGCTACCTTTGCATGGTTCACCGACACCGCATCCACCGGTGTCAACAAGATCCAAGCCGGTAATCTGAAAGTGGCGCTGGAAATGAAGGATGCCGCTGGCCAGTGGGTTCCCGCTGAGGGCAAAACGCTGGACTTCGTCAAGGCCGCTGCGGGCGAGCAGGTTCTGTGGGAGCCGGGCTGCACCTATACCCTGCCGGAGCTGCGTGTCATCAACAACGGCAATCTGGCCCTGAAGTACAAGGTGACCATCACCGGCATCAACGGCAGCGCCAAGCTGAACGAGGCCATCGAGTGGACCATCGGGGATGTGGCGATGGGTGCCGAACAGCACCTGAAGGCCGGTGAGAGCAACGAGTTCACCATCAAGGGCCACATGAAGGAGTCTGCCGGCAACGAGTACATGAACGAGTCCATCGACGGCATCGCCATCACCGTTGCGGCTACGCAGGACACCGTGGAGAACGACAGCTTCGGCAACACCTACGATGAGGATGCGGAGTATCCGATTGTTGCCATGGATACTCTCCAGGAGCTGATTAATAACGCCACTGAACCTGTGTCTGCGAAGCTGGAAGGCAATATTGCCGGAAGTCTTACGGTTCCCCAGGGTAAAGATGTCACGCTGGATCTTAATGGTTTTACGCTGACCGGCGGCGACTCCCATGCGATTTTGAACCATGGTACGCTGTGCATAAAGGACAGCAGTGGCAATGGAAAGATCGTTGCGTCAAAAGCCAATACATCTGCGCTTCGTAACGCTGCTGTTTGCGTGATAGACGGCGGTACCTTCACCCGCGCGGCTGGGGTGGACAACAAGTGGCACACTGTGGAAAACTTTGGTACCATGACCTTCAACGGCGGTAAAGTGATTGCTGAAGACGGTCAATCATTTGCCATTGTCAACGGTTGGAATTATATAAATCCCGGCGAACAAAAAGCTACCATGACGATCAACAACATCGAAATGGAGGCCGGTCCAAACGGTTTTAAAAACTGCGCTGGTGGCACTCTGACAATGAACGGTGGCACATTGCATTGTACCGGTTTCTGGGGATTGTCCAATGACTCAACCGGTGTTGCAACGATTAACGGCGGCAAAATCATTTCTGACAATTACGTTGCCATTTCCAACGGCGGTGCAAAGATGGAGATCAACGGTGGTACATTTACCGGCCCTCAGGGAAGCCTTTATGTGCAGAATTATGCGCAGGGTACAGTCGTAATGGGCGGTAGCTATGGGAATGAGACAGTGGAGTTTATGCGGAATTATTGTCCTGAAGGCTATACAGCTACGCTTAAAGACGGTATGGTTGTCGTAAGCAAGGATTGA
- a CDS encoding ComF family protein — MALQDDLNRLQKQLGNFLFPRKCPFCGTVTGGRLLCGSCERTLPYTGENALCQGTFGRCASPLYYTGPVREAILRFKFQGRTGGLDCFGRLMADCAARWYPGEFDTVTWVPVSRKRLRQRGFDQSRLLAASLCVDWHVAPVETLRKAVDNPAQSGLTDAEHRRANVLGVYEALPENVRDKRLLLIDDIVTTGSTLTECVRVLRAAGAADVVCLTLARTEEEH, encoded by the coding sequence ATGGCGCTTCAGGATGATCTGAACCGGCTGCAAAAGCAGCTGGGGAATTTTCTCTTTCCCCGGAAATGTCCCTTCTGCGGGACCGTCACCGGCGGCCGCCTGCTGTGCGGCAGCTGCGAAAGGACTCTGCCCTATACCGGGGAGAACGCCCTGTGTCAGGGGACCTTCGGGCGGTGCGCCTCGCCGCTGTACTATACCGGCCCCGTCCGGGAGGCTATCCTCCGCTTCAAGTTTCAGGGCCGCACCGGCGGACTGGACTGCTTCGGCCGATTGATGGCCGACTGCGCCGCCCGGTGGTATCCCGGCGAGTTTGACACCGTGACGTGGGTGCCGGTGAGCCGCAAGCGCCTGCGGCAGCGGGGCTTTGACCAGTCCCGTCTGCTGGCGGCCAGCCTGTGCGTGGATTGGCACGTGGCCCCGGTGGAGACCCTCCGCAAGGCGGTGGACAACCCCGCCCAGTCGGGGCTTACCGACGCTGAGCATCGCCGGGCCAACGTGCTGGGAGTCTACGAGGCCCTGCCGGAGAACGTCCGGGACAAGCGTCTCCTGCTCATCGACGATATCGTCACCACCGGCTCCACCCTCACCGAGTGCGTCCGGGTGCTGCGGGCGGCCGGGGCCGCCGACGTGGTGTGCCTGACGCTGGCCCGCACCGAGGAGGAGCACTGA